One Gammaproteobacteria bacterium genomic window, CAGTGCTGTACATCGCGGATTCGAGATCAATGAAGACAGAGCAGCTGAAATTGCAGCCGAAAACTGATCTGCTGGTGCCACGAAAGGGCTGGGAGATCACTTGAGACACCTATTTTGAAGCAATATCTCATATCACTGGATATCGCCGGTCTTCACGGGCTTCAGTCCTGGATCGATCCCGCCAGCCCGATCCAGGTCTGGGCAATCAGGTTTTTCTCGGACTTTCACATCTTTTTTATGGCAGGACTGCTGGTTGTACTGTGGCTTTACGCGGTATATACCCGGCAGTCCCTACATAAAGAGTCGGCTTTGTATGTTGCCTCGACAATCCTGTTTTCTCTGGCGATCTATCTTGCGGTCAATCAGCTGTTCCCCGTACGGCCACGTCCGGAAGCGGTTTCAGCGGTAACCCCGATAATCTCTCATCTCCCCGACAACTCATTTCCTTCCGGGCACGCCATTTTTGCCGCTGCGGCGTTGGTCGCGGCGTTGTTGTTTCCAAAAAACAGATACCTCACAGCCGTAATATGCACATTCGGAATTCTGATGATGCTCGCCCGGGTCATCGCCGGATTTCATTATCCGGGAGATATGATTGTGGGAGCTATGCTCGGAACAGTGTTTGCTCTTGTTTTCTACCATATCCACCAGCACGCCTGGATTCAAGCGGTATGTATCAGATTCCCGATCCGGTT contains:
- a CDS encoding phosphatase PAP2 family protein, which gives rise to MKQYLISLDIAGLHGLQSWIDPASPIQVWAIRFFSDFHIFFMAGLLVVLWLYAVYTRQSLHKESALYVASTILFSLAIYLAVNQLFPVRPRPEAVSAVTPIISHLPDNSFPSGHAIFAAAALVAALLFPKNRYLTAVICTFGILMMLARVIAGFHYPGDMIVGAMLGTVFALVFYHIHQHAWIQAVCIRFPIRFARLFRL